Genomic DNA from Bryobacter aggregatus MPL3:
GCATTCTACTTGCTCTACTTAGGGCATGACACACAAACAATTCCTCTTCAGACCAAAGGTCTATACGTTTGTGGCTGCTACCGCTCTCGCTACCTCCATAGCCGCAGGGCAGCAGTCACCGCCCTCGTCGGCTCCTACCCAGGATCCGGCCGGCTGGCGCCGCATGAGTGAGTTCAGCGATGGTCAGACAAATGCTGCACCGGCTCCAGGGCCCGCAGTCCAACAGATGCCGCAGGCAATTCCGGGCCATTTAACCCTACAGCCTGGCACTTACTTCACTATTCGTACCAACCAGCAACTTTCTTCGAATCAGAATCGTCCCGGCGATGAATTTACGGCCACCTTGGTGAAGCCGATTATCGTTGATGGCGTTGTTGTTGCAGACCGTGGCCAGACCGTGGTCGGCCGTGTGACGGATGCGGAGAAGGCTGGCAGGATCAAAGGACAATCGAAACTTGCGATCGAGTTGACACAACTGAGCCTGGTGGATGGAACCCAGGTGCCGGTCCGCTCGACGCTCACCGGTTTCGTCGGTGGCCGCTCGATCGGTCGTGATGTGACGACAGTTGGCGTCCCGACTGGTGTTGGCGCAGCGATCGGTGGAATCGCAGGTGGTGGTGCTGGAGCCGGTATCGGTGCTGGCGCTGGTGCAGCCGCCGGGTTGATTGGTGTCCTTCTGACCCGTGGAAACCCGACCGTCATCTATCCGGAGAGCGTGCTCACCTTCCGGACCGAGATGCCGATCCAGATTTCGACGGAACGTGCGCCACAGGCCTTCCGTGTGGTGCAACAGGGAGATTATGATCAACCGCAGGATCGTCCTCGCATGATGATGCAATCGGATGGTTATACGACGGTTGCTCCCGGTTATGTGGTATCCCCCTACTACTACGGCCTGGGCTTCGGTAGCTACTGGGGTCCGTGGTATGGATACGGTTATGGCCCGGGACTGGGCTTTAGCTACTATGGCGGCCGTGGCGGTTTCCGCGGCGGTGGCTTTGGTGGCGGAGGGTTCCGTGGTGGTGGTTTCCGTGGCGGTGGCCACGGCGGGCGTCGCTAACCTGAGTTAGCGCAAGCTCATCACAGAGCGGATCTCCAGCCGTGGAATGAACGGTAGGATCGTCTGCATGATGCCTCCAGGCAAACTTCCATGCATGGTTGCATTGTGATGGATCCCCGGTAAAGGTGTTCCAAACATACGTGGGCTGTCGAAGCGAGTCTTCGGCAGCCCAATTCCTTCTACAGCTGGAATTTCTGCGCTTCCTAAAATTTCTACTTTGACAATGCGGTCGCAACGGCTCCAGTCGTAGCAGACCGCAAGATTTTTGTGTAGCCAGTGAATTCGATTTGCATTCTGAATGCCAGCCTCGCGCTGGCATTTCTGCCAGATGTCTTCTGTGAACCACCAGATGCCGCCTGGACTTCCCGGGCCCTGGCTGTTGGCCGCGCGATACAGACTCACGCCATTGAGCAGCTTGAATGCAAGGGTAGATTCTTGGACTGCCATTCTGGAGCGGATATCGCCTGCAAAGAGCTTGGATCGCATGGTGGCAACATTCTTGAGGTCGCTTTTCTGCGAGCCATTTAAGGTGGTGAAGTTCAGAGAAGGCGAGGAAGTGATGCCCGCCTCCCGAAGCAGATCAACATAGGCAGAGTCATAGTGCAGCCTTGAGAAGTACTTCGTGCTCAGGGCGTCGGCAAGTTGCGATTCAATTTGGGACCACATCCAGGAAAGCGTCTCGCCACTCAGCTTTGGTCCATGAAACTAGTCGAGCAGCTTTACGGAAACCACCAGGATGAGCGAAGTGTCCTTCACCGTCGCATTGACCTTTCCGACCACCACCTGCTGGCCGGGTTTGACATCGAGAGCGGTGAGGATGTTGACTTCACGATAATCGTACTTATCCTTCTCTATCGGATTCTGATAAGGAACCCGGCCCGAAAATCTGAGCTTGTCCAGATGCACTACCTTCCCCTCAACGCTCAGCTTGCTTTGGAACTGGTAGAGCGGGAAGGCACTCACGGGAACTTCCGGCCAGGAGAGTACCCCCATGACTTCCACTGAATTGCCGGAGCGGACGGTGGCGATCTGGGTTTCGATCACTCGGAAACTCTTCAGCGCCGTCAGTTGCTTCAATTGATTGACCACCGGGTCCAGGCTAGACGGCACGCTGCTCGATTCATTTCCCGTTGTCGCAAGCAGAACCTGCAGCGTCAACTCGACATTGCGGTCTCGCTGCACGATTGCCTGCGTACCAGGCTTATAGTAACGGCGAATCAATTGCTCCGCCGCGTCGACGTCTTTCTTACTCGGTCCGGTCAGCGAGATCAGTTTCAGTAAAGGCTCGACCTGCATCACGACTGGCCGGATCAGCGGGCCAAAGGAGTGGATCTGGTTTGTGCTATCAGGCTCGTATTCAATGACGGTGTGATAGCTCGCCTGGGTCGACACTTGCGGCTCGGCTGCGGCCGCAGGCGGGGGTGCCGGAGCATTCTGTTGTCCAAGCAGCAACATGGGAAAGAGAAAGAGGGCAATGCGTTTCATTCCAAACTCCAATAGATGATGACGTTCTTGTCTGTGGACGCGAGTTGGATCGTGTCCTGGTCGAATGGTGTCGCTACGTGCTTCGGACGGGGGGCACGACGCGAAATGGGTGCTGCAACAACAGGCGGCGCGAGGATGAGGTCTGGAACTGCAATCAGAGCCTCGCCCGGGGCCGGGAGGAGAATCTCCGTCTCACGGATGCTGGTCAACTGCCAGGCGCCCAGCACTAAGGCGGCGGCGAGAGTCCAGCGCGTGATGCGCCGCCGCCGGATGCTGGCGTGGACGCGCTGCCGCAAGCGGTCGAGATGTTTCTGCGGTGGTGCTTCGCGAGCCAGCCTTCCGAGCAGTAGTTCTAGCTCATCCATAGCTTCAATTTCTCCTTAGCGCGATGGATCGCACTGCGTACATTCTCTTCGCTGCACTCGAGGATGACGGCCACCTCACGGCTGTTGAGGCCCTCCAGGTCGCGCAGAATCAGACAAGCCCGCTCCCGCTCCGGGAGCCTGGCGATCAGTCTGGCCAGGCGCGATTCGCGTTGCTGCTGGGTGTGTTGCTCCTCAGGCGACGGACTCAGCGAGACAAGCAGTTCCAACTCTCCCCCCAGCGGTTTTCGCCGCCGAATCTGATCGAGGCAGAGATTCACCGTCACCCGGTAGAGCCAGGCGGAAAGAGGCTGCTCGGCCGGAAGACTGCGTAGACTCTGATGCAAGCGCAGAAAGACTTCCTGGCTGACATCCTCGGCGTCGGCCGGCGAACCAAGCATGCGCCAGGCTGTGCGGAAGACCAATGCCTGGTATCGCTGCATCCAATCCTCAAAAGAGGGGGTAGCGTTGGCGGCAAGGGCTACTTCGATAGGGGCACTGATCTCAAACATCGCGCTTCTGAAGGGAGAACGCGCGTATGCCCGCAAGTGTTGACAGGAAATTTAGAGCAGCGCCAGAATTCTGTGCGAATTCCTGCGATTCTTGCCGGAATGCTGTTTGCGGCGCAGGAAAGCATTCACCTCATTCAAGCTCGCGAAGTAGCCGACAAAGCCATCGAGGCCGCGCCGGGGAGCCTTGCGTTGCGGTGAGAAATCGCGGGCTTGGAAGAGTCCCTGATCGCCAATGATGCCGGTTCCCATCGGACGATATTCGTGCGTTCCGGCGCAGAGCAGAAGTGGTTTTTGATGCCAGAGAGCGAAGCCCATTCGCTGATAGTATAAAGGGCGAATGACCAGACGTGATCTCCTCGGGAGCGCTGCCCTCGCTACCCCCTTCTTCCTCCAGGCTCAAGTGAAACCTCGTTCCGGACGGCTCAAACAAGGAATTTGTGGCGGTGTCCTCGGACGTGGCTTCGATCTGGACGCCCGTTGCAAGGTTGCTGCTGAGCTTGGCGTGACTGGTCACGATCTGCTTGGCCCGAAAGATTGGCCTACGCTGAAGAAGTATGGTCTGATTCCGACGATGGTGCCAGGAATCGGCACCCTCATGCACAATTCCAGCGACCTATCGCGCCACGATGAGCTCGAAAAGCAGGCGATCGAAGTGATTCGGAATGCGGCCGAAGTGAAGGCTCCGAATGTCATTCTGCTGGCGGGCAACAAGTGGGGGCAGAGCAGTGAGCGTTGTCTTGAGAACAATGCAAAGTTTGGCAAGCGAATCATCAAGCGTGCGGAAGACGCAGGGATCACGCTTTGTCTCGAACTGCTCAATAGCAAAGTGAATCACCCCGACTATGCCTGCGACAGCACGGCTTATGGGGTTGAGGTGTGCAAGCGGGTCGGCTCCCCGCGCTTCAAACTATTGTTTGACATCTATCACATGCAAATCATGGAGGGTGATATCATCCGCACCATCCAGCAGAATATTGCCTATATTGGACACTTCCACACGGCCGGGAATCCGGGGCGTTTCGAGTTTGACTCGGAGACGCAGGAGATGAACTATCGCGGAATCGCGCGCGCGATTGCCGACACGGGATACCAGGGTTGGGTGAGTCACGAATACAGCCCTCGCCAGGGCTCGGATCCCGTGAAGACTCTCGACGCGATGCTGAAGATCTGCGAAGTCTAGGCGATCAAGACCGTCGGCGCGCCCAATATCACTTGGCCACCATGCGCAGTGTTGCTGGTGATCCGGGTGGCGGGCGTGCCTCCAATGAGGACCGTCGGCGAACCAACCACCACCGAATCCGGCGGCCCCACACAGACGCACATATCGCCGACATGTGATTGTGGCAAGCCGACGGTGAGGACAGTTGGAACCCCCGGGGAGACAATCGGGCCTCCCACGTGTGGAATGGGCGGCGTGCCCGGCGTCACCATGGGACAAATGTGATTATCAGTCAGTCGGGATGCAGGGAAGCCCATCAGATTCTCCTAGCTGTATTGAGACCACAAATTGATGCGGTTGGCGACTTCAAAAGACTGTGCCAGATATTCTTTTGCCGTCACATCCGGTTTCTCGGGATCGGGGGAATACGCGGCTCCGACGACCGCCGCCGCAATGAACTTAGAAGACATATAGGGAATCGCCGGGGATTTATTTCCGGTCACCGGGTCCTCCAACTCTCCCAGGAACGCAATCGCTTCCAATACGCACTGGGGCGGGGAACCCGATGGAATCAAGGCTGCGTAATCGCGGGCTGCAAATCGATTCTCGTCGGTTGGCTTGGCAATCCAGGTTTCGGCTACTTGCAAGGCCTGGATTTCTTCCGGAGTTGCCGTTGGGAGCACCGCCTTGCGAGCGCAGAACCAAGCCCACCAGACCCCCTCACGAGGCGGAATGGCGTGGCTCATATAGTTCAAGGCTGGCATCCAGAGATTGTTCTGCACCAGCAACTCCGCGTAATGCCGTGCGTCTTGGGCGTGCGGCAGATAGTGCGTTGCTGGCGGCTTCAGCATGGCGTACTTCACGATGTCAGAGGTGGTCTTGGCGATCATCTCATTTTCCTAATTGATCTTGATCATCGGCGCAGTCAGCGACATGGTAGCGGGGCCCATGGAGGTGCTGGCAGCAGCGGCCTTCAGATCAATCATCGTTGGCTGCATGGTGATGGTGGATGCGCCAATCTTGAGTTCGATCTTCGTCGGAGTCAACGTGATGCTGGAGGCTCCACATTCCATCTTGATCTCCTGTGCCGCTTTCTCGCTGATCTTACCAGCAGAACACTCGAGCTTGTGATTGCCCATGGAAATCACATTGCTGCTATTTCCCTTGCTCACCGTAATGTCGCGATTGCCGGTTTCGACCGTCGTCTTCTGGTTGCCCTTATTCAGTAAAGTGATCTGATCGCTGTCGCGAACGGTAATGGTGTGCTTGTTCTCGATGTATTCGTCGAAGTCCTTCTGGGCATGCAGATAGATCTGCTCGCTGCCCTTCTTGTCCTCAAAGCGAAACTCATTGAAATCATCGGAACCGCCCTTGGGCGTCGAGCGGGACTTGATGCCTGATTGGGTTTGATTGTCGGGCAATCCATAGGGCGGCATCTGCTGGTCGTTGTAGACGCGGCCTGTGATGATGGGCCGATCCGGATCGCCTTCGAGAAAGCTGACGATCACTTCCTGCCCGATGCGCGGAATCGAGATCTGCCCCCATTGTCCACCGGACCAGGCATTGGAGCTTCGGATCCAGAACGATGAATTCTCATCGCGTTTGCCCAGCCGGTCCCAATGGAACTGGACTTTCACCCGGCCATATTTATCGCAATAGATCTCGTTGCCTTTCGGCCCGCAGACAATTGCGGTCTGGATCCCGTGGATCATTGGTTTCGGGTGACGGCGCGGAGGCCGGTAAGCGACTTTGTACGGAATGGCCGAGACATTAAAACTGGCCGTGGAGCCGTCATCGCCCGCTTCATTGCCAACAATGTTCTGGCGGCAGGAGAAGCTCAGACCGAGAACAATGTAGGACGTGTTGGCTTTTGCGTCGAAATGGTTTTCGACTTCAAACCTGTAACCAGGCATCAGCAGGGTGGTGATGGTGTGTGCCTGGATGATGCGCAGCCGTGCTTCCTGCTCTTCGAGCCGTAATTTCGCATAGCGCTCACCATCGGCTTTATTGTTATAGAGCCCTGGGTAGTCGTAGATTTCCGCCTTCACCTTTCCCTTGGTCGAAGCAGTCAGGTCGACGCTGCTCTTCTCAAAGTTGAAGTCCTGGAAAGTCATCTTGCCGGTGTAGATTTCGACGTCCTGTTCGAGATGATCTAACACGCCACCCGCTGCTCCGGAAAGGGTGCCCTTGGCGTAGGGAAATTTATACTCATGCGGACAGTTGCGCGTGGCGGAATTCTGGTCAGTGAGGATGAGGTTGTGCTTGCTCTCACTGTGTTCAAACCAATAGAAGATGCCTTCTTCTTCGAGCAGCCGGGAGATGAAGTTAAAACTCGATTCCCGGTATTGCACGGTGAACTCCCGCTTAGGAAGCTTGGCCTGCACCTTGAAGGTGAAATCACTATAGCCGTGCTCAGAAAAGACTTTCTTGATGATCTCGACCGCATCCATATTCTGGAAGTGCCGGCAGTCCGATTCGAGCGTCAAGAACCAGAGCCAGGGGACAAAAGTAGCTTCCCAGTAGTAGACCGGAGTTTGTTCGTTATCCTGCCCCAGTAACTTAGTTTTCTGGATAATGCCATGGATGACACGTGCAGGTGTCGATTGGCGCCGGAGCGTGACCAGGATTGGCTTTCGCAGCAAATCCTCGTCGTCGATTGATTTATCCTCAGTGGCCATCGTGATCCGGAAGCTGTACGTGTGAGAGACGTATTCGCTGCCGTCGAGGCTCATCAAGACGAACTTGTCTTTCCCAAGATGGGGGACAAGAACCTCATAGGGGCGGTCCTGTTGCTTCAGTGGCATATCGGCGATTCTTTAGTCTACAGATATAGCGTCAATGGCGGGGGTATCGGGTCACTGACTGATAGAAGAGATGGGAGAGGACCTCTGGTGTGAGGCCCTCTCCCATCGTGATTCTAGTTGTGAAACGGTTGATTCTACTAGTTGTAAAGGAAGTTGCCGTCCTCGCCAACGACGATCGCAATCTGCTCCGGACGTACGCCTTCTGCCATCATTCCGAGCAGGCGGCGGCTGATATCGGGCAGCACGGTGTTTGTCAGGATGTTGTCGACATTCCGGGCGCCGGATTCGACTTCCGTGCAGCGTGAGGCCACCGCATTGATGACGTCTTCCCCGGCCACCAGCTTGATCTTGTGCGTGGCCAGCAAGCGCTTCTGGATCTTGCTCAGCTTTAGCTTCACAATTGTCTTCAGCACCTCATCGCGCACAGGGTAATACGGGATGAGAACCATACGGCCGAGGAATGCCGGCTTGAACACCTTATCGAGTTCCGGTTTCATGGCCTGGATGATGCCGTCGGGTGAGGGAGCGGTCTCCGGATCGGCAACCAGCTTCATCAGTGTATCGGTGGCCGCGTTGGAGGTGAGAATGATCACGCTGTTCCGGAAGATAATCTCGCGGCCTTCGCCGTCTTCCATGCGGCCCTTATCAAAGACCTGGAAGAACAATTCAAGAACATCCGGATGCGCCTTCTCGACTTCGTCCAGCAGCACAACGGAGTAGGGACGGCGGCGTACGGCTTCCGTCAGAACACCGCCCTCACCATAGCCGACATATCCGGGAGGCGAACCCTTCAAGGTGGAGACCGTATGCGCCTCCTGGAACTCGCTCATGTTGATGGTAATGATGTTGTCCTCACCGCCAAAGAGCATGTCTGAAATGGCGAGCGCCGTCTCCGTTTTGCCGACACCCGAGGGGCCAACAAGCATGAAGACCCCGACGGGCTTGACCGGATCGTCCATGCCTGCCTTGGAGGTGCGGACGCGTTCGGCAATCGCGCGCATGGCGTGATCCTGACCAATGACACGAGCACAAAGATGCTTCTCGAGCTCGAGCACCGTCGTGATCTCGTCCTTGAGCATCTTGCCAATGGGAATCCCGGTCCAGGCTGCAATCACTTCTCCAACGACCTGGGCATCGACGGAGACGCGCATGAGCGGATTCTCGCCCTGGAGCGTTTCCAGTTCCTTCGTCTTCTCCCCGATCTTGGTGCGAAGCTCCTCTTTATTGATGCCTTCGGCATTCGCCATGATTTGATCGCGCATTTCGCGGATCTCGGTGACGAGCTTGCCTTCGGCTTCCCAACGGTCCTTCAGCGTCTTCAGCTTGGCTTCGGCCGCTTCCTTCTTCACGGCGATTTCGGCGATGCGCTCTGCGTGATCGGTACCGATGTCGGTTTCGCGATTCAGGACACGGGTTTGTACGTCGTAGTCGTCAATCTCGCGCTGCACGGCTTCGACGGCAGTCGGTACTGAGTTCTGACCGAGCGCAAGACGGGCGCAGGCGGTATCGAGAACACTGACCGCTTTATCCGGCAGTTGACGATCCGGCAGATAGCGATGAGAGAGCTTGACGGCTGCGGCCAGACCCTCGTCGAGAATCAGCACATTGTGGTGCTTCTCGAGCATGGGCAGAATGCCGCGGAGCATGAGCTGGCAATTGTATTCGCTGGGCTCTTCCACCTTGACCAACTGGAAGCGGCGGGCCAGCGCCGGGTCCTTCTCAAAGTACTTCTTATACTCGGCCCAGGTGGTTGCGGCGAGAGTGCGCAGTTCGCCACGCGCGAGAGCGGGTTTCAGGAGATTGGCCGCGTCGTTCTGTCCGGCCTGGCCACCAGCACCAATCATCGTGTGCGCTTCATCGATAAAGAGAATGATCGGCGTCGGGGATCTCTTGACTTCATCGATCAAGCCCTTGAGCCGGTTCTCAAACTCGCCCTTGACGCTCGCGCCTGCCTGTAAGAGAGCGAGGTCGAGCGTACGAAGGGTGATGTTCTTCAGTGGAGGAGGCACGTCGCCCTGCACGATGCGCAGCGCCAGGCCTTCGACGACGGCGGTCTTGCCAACGCCGGCTTCGCCCACCAGGATCGGATTGTTCTGGCGGCGGCGCGTCAGGATGTCGACCACTTGGCGGATTTCAAAATCACGCGCCAGGACGCTGTCGATCTTGCCGTTCTTCGCGTTCTCGGTGAGATTGATCGTGTACGCATCGAGATTCGGCGACTTCGATGCCGGATTCACCTTGGGTGCGCCGTCGGGGCCGGGAGCACTGGCCGAGGCGGTAGCCCCACCCTCGCCGAGCTCCACCATCTCGGATTCCTCATAGGAGGAGCCGCAGATGCCGGTGAAGTTATCCTTCAGGCTCTTCGGATCAATCTTCTTGAATTCCTTCGAGACATCACCCATCAGCCGAACCAGTTCGTCATTCTGCGTCAGGGCAATGATGCAGTAGCCGGTGCGGACATTGCCGGTGTCAAAATCAAGCGAGGCCGTCGACCAGGCTTCGCTCAACATCTTCACGAGTGTTGGCGCGAGTGTGGGCGTACGGGCGTTGCCACTTTTCAGCTTGTCGAGCGACGCGGTCAGTTGCGCTGAGAGCTTTGCCTTGTCGACGTCGAATGCCTTCACAATGGCGGCGAAATCACCCCCGGCATGCTCCAGCAGCTTCATAAGAAAATGTTCAATTTCGACGTCATAGTGCGTCCGCTGGAGGCAGAAGCCGGCGGCCGCCTGCAGCGTATTGCGTGTGGTGTCGTTCAACTTACCGATCAGAGATTTCAGATTCACGCTCATAAGGGTTCCTCCGGGAGAGTTTGTCTAATTCAAAAGAAATACGGTGTCGCCGGGATCTTCCGTCCGGGCCGCTCCCAGGTTCATCCAGGTAAGCCAGCCCAACATCGGCGGAGATTCCGAGTCTATCCCAAGTTGGCACTTGGGCACATTGCTACGGTCGAGGATCAACTGCACCTCGAAAATCAGCTCCCCATTCGTAAAGAAGCGGGTCACTGCCTCGAGTGGCTGATAAGCTGCGCCACCCGGAAGAAAGTCTTTGTACTGGTCCAGGCTCAATGGACCCACCTGGATCTTGGCACGCGAAGCCCGATCCCAAACCGCATCGCCAACAACGACTCCAAAGCCCAATTGCTCGGCATCGGTGGCCGGGTCGGCAAACTGGCAGATGTCCTGGGGCGACAAGGGATACCAGGAACCTCCAAACTCTTCCACTCGAATTGGGACATCGAAATAATCACTTAAAAACTGCTCTAAGGCCAATGCCGAGCGGGGTTGCAGCGCCAACAGGCCGGTGTAGAAGATGAGCGAGGTATCGCTCACAGCCTGCCGGTTGGTCAGGCCGGGGGTACCCAGGCCAAGAAAGTCGAGCAGGTAGCCTGACATCCGGTCTTGCTCATCGCGCTCATAGGTGACCCAGAAGCGATACTTCTCCCAGGCCTGGTAGAACAGCGAAATGATCCGGTGATGGAAGAGATCAAAGAACTCCAGCATCGTGCGATCCCGGGCGCGCAGACGCTCGTTCACAAAGTCGGAGTACACCAGCGGCAGAACGCCGGATGCGCCCACCAAACCCATAAAGTTGACGCGCATCATCGGGGGCTGCCAGGCGAACTTTTCGTCATTGAATTTCGGCCATTCCAGATCGTGGATCTGTGAGGGCGGAAACCAATATGCCGGGTTCACCCCAAAGCGGACCACCTCATCTTTCGGGCTCTTGGGGAAGAGGCCGGGCGGATGCAGTCCATTGCCCAGACGTGAAAGCAGACGGACGGCCTGGAAGAACTGTACTGTCCCAGGCTTGTCTCCAAACAGATCCTCGATCCAGTGGCGGCGCAACTCGAGCGGATACTCGGGCAGCCGGGCTGGTGAATCTAGATCAGGATCTTCTGTCCAGCGCGTGGTGGCCATTGGCGCAGAGGCTCCTTTCTCTGCGCGGTCCGCGCGGTCAACTGGCTGAAGCTGTTCAGTGACGCATAGTTGGCCAGAAAGCGCTCGAGCACGGCTGCAAACAAGTACACGCCGCCGCCGACAAACTGTTCTTCATCAAATTCAATTTCCACATCAAACCCACGCGCAAAAGCGATGCCATCATCGGACACCAAACGCGCAAATTTTCGCTTCGACTTTAGTTGTTGAATCCCACTAATCACCCGTTCGCTATAAGGTGAGTTCGTAATGTTGTAGAGATTGAGAATCTGCTGCAGCGCCTCTTTGCCTTCTTCCACCAGGGAGAGATAGTTCAGAGAAAGATGTGACACCAAACGCCAGTAGATATTCTTGCCGATCGCGGGGCGCAGAGTCGCGGTGGGCTTGCGGAGTGCGATGATGCGCTTGAGCGGTGCGCTCAATTCCAGCTCAAAATCCCCAGTCTCGTTTCCGAATGGCAGGCGGGATGGCAAATCACGGTTGGTGCAAAATGTTTTGACGGTGACCGAATCCATTTTGGGATGGATCGGCCGAAATGACAGGTCGACGAGTGACAGGTACATGTCTGTCCCGTCGTCGTTGGCTCGTGGCGAGGCGCGGCGCGAGGCCAGATAGAAAGTCTGCTGCTTCTGCGAGAGCTGCGCGTGGCGGATGGAATAGAACGGCTCGTAGGTCACCATCGTCTGCTGGTCGAGATCGATCGAGTTCACCTCGACGATGGAATGGATCTCGAGTGCATTCATCCGGCGGACGTCCGGCACGATCGCGTACTCGGGCTTCTTCTGGTCGAGCAGGATGGGTTCGCAGGTTTGGGGAAACAGGTTGATGATCGGCGTTGCTGCAGTACGGAAACTACTCGCATTGACGCCATTCTCGAGGCGCAATCGCGTCTCCTCAGAATCGATCCGCGAGATCAGGAAGACGACTTCGAATTCATTCTGGAATCCATGCGCCAGCACCTCCTCGAGGTTGCCGAGTTCAAGAAAGAAGAACTTCTCCGGAAACGCGAAGAATTCCTGCAACATGCGATAAGCCAGGAAGGACCTGCCGGGATAATCAAGGACTCCCTCGTCCTTTTCAAAGCCCATGGGCCGCAGCGAGGAAACAGGGATCTCGATGGGTTGCTGCCGCGGCTCCTTCGGGTTCCGAACAAGGATGCGTGTGACGCGAGAGCAGAGCACTTCGTACAGCGAATGGATGGTTGCCGATTCGCCATTGAGGTAAAGCTGCAGCTTATCGAGCTTGAGCTGCGATAGATTGACGTCGCCCGGCGCTGTGAAGCGAACCGGGATCGCATACTGTGCATCGGTGGCCTTCAAGGCAGGGCGCAAACGGTCAGGAGTGGCAAACTCTGCCGATGCAGCGGTGACCGGATAGAGAGTGAGGTCGTAGCAGGTGCGGAACTTGCATGGGACACCCTGGACGGCCTTGGAGTAGAGGATGGAGCCGGCAGGCACAAGAAGCCCCTGATCGAGCCTGCCTTTCTCGGGATCGAGTTCAAACTCGACAATCGACATTGATGGAATCGGTCGAATGAAGTGCGGGTAGACGATGCCGAGAATTGCTTCCGTGAGTTCTGGAAACTCGTCGTCAATCTTGAGGTGAACACGGGCAGCGAGAAACGCAAAAGATTCGAGCAGACGCTCGACATGCGGATCTTCGCATTTGTCCCCTTCGAGGACCAGGCGCGAGGCAATCTTGGGATAGCGCTCCGCAAAATCCGCGGCCATCTGGCGAATGTAGTTCAGCTCGCGTTCGTAATAGAGCAGGAGATCGTCGCGCATGCCTACTCAGCACCGTCCGTTTTCACTTTGTAGCTCTGGCTCACGGCATCGAGAGTGGTGTCGAAAGTGATGTGTTCGGGCGCCGGGTCCATCAACAAGAGTGCCTCAATCCGAAAATCCAGGCGCTGGATGGATTTCTTCGAATCGTCCCGCATCGGAATGACGCGCACGTCAGTGAGCCTTGGTTCGAAGAGCTGCACGGCTTTCTCGATTGCAGACAGAAGCCGTTCTTGTTCAATGACGCTCGACAGACTGATCGATGAGACATCCGGCAGTCCGTAGTTGTAGGCTGACTTGTTCAATTCAAGCAAGGAAGGATCCGGGGGAACCGCAATCCGTCTGGAGTTCAACAACCACTCCAGGTCCCGGCGTACAGCTGCCCGGAGCCGTCTGACCGATTCGGCGCGCGTGGGCGAGGCTTCGCTTGTGTTGCGGGGTTCCTGATCGATCAAGCGATCGACCACGGAGAGAGTAACAAGTACATCGAGTTGGAAGGCCACTAGGACACCTCCACCTTAAGATCGCAGAGAAAGCGCACGGACCGGGTCCAAACGGCAAATTTGTTGGAAAACTCGGGAGCGATCAGATGAGCTGTCGATGGTGTC
This window encodes:
- a CDS encoding RNA polymerase sigma factor is translated as MFEISAPIEVALAANATPSFEDWMQRYQALVFRTAWRMLGSPADAEDVSQEVFLRLHQSLRSLPAEQPLSAWLYRVTVNLCLDQIRRRKPLGGELELLVSLSPSPEEQHTQQQRESRLARLIARLPERERACLILRDLEGLNSREVAVILECSEENVRSAIHRAKEKLKLWMS
- a CDS encoding hydroxypyruvate isomerase family protein gives rise to the protein MTRRDLLGSAALATPFFLQAQVKPRSGRLKQGICGGVLGRGFDLDARCKVAAELGVTGHDLLGPKDWPTLKKYGLIPTMVPGIGTLMHNSSDLSRHDELEKQAIEVIRNAAEVKAPNVILLAGNKWGQSSERCLENNAKFGKRIIKRAEDAGITLCLELLNSKVNHPDYACDSTAYGVEVCKRVGSPRFKLLFDIYHMQIMEGDIIRTIQQNIAYIGHFHTAGNPGRFEFDSETQEMNYRGIARAIADTGYQGWVSHEYSPRQGSDPVKTLDAMLKICEV
- a CDS encoding PAAR domain-containing protein translates to MGFPASRLTDNHICPMVTPGTPPIPHVGGPIVSPGVPTVLTVGLPQSHVGDMCVCVGPPDSVVVGSPTVLIGGTPATRITSNTAHGGQVILGAPTVLIA
- a CDS encoding DUF6931 family protein — encoded protein: MIAKTTSDIVKYAMLKPPATHYLPHAQDARHYAELLVQNNLWMPALNYMSHAIPPREGVWWAWFCARKAVLPTATPEEIQALQVAETWIAKPTDENRFAARDYAALIPSGSPPQCVLEAIAFLGELEDPVTGNKSPAIPYMSSKFIAAAVVGAAYSPDPEKPDVTAKEYLAQSFEVANRINLWSQYS
- a CDS encoding type VI secretion system Vgr family protein — translated: MPLKQQDRPYEVLVPHLGKDKFVLMSLDGSEYVSHTYSFRITMATEDKSIDDEDLLRKPILVTLRRQSTPARVIHGIIQKTKLLGQDNEQTPVYYWEATFVPWLWFLTLESDCRHFQNMDAVEIIKKVFSEHGYSDFTFKVQAKLPKREFTVQYRESSFNFISRLLEEEGIFYWFEHSESKHNLILTDQNSATRNCPHEYKFPYAKGTLSGAAGGVLDHLEQDVEIYTGKMTFQDFNFEKSSVDLTASTKGKVKAEIYDYPGLYNNKADGERYAKLRLEEQEARLRIIQAHTITTLLMPGYRFEVENHFDAKANTSYIVLGLSFSCRQNIVGNEAGDDGSTASFNVSAIPYKVAYRPPRRHPKPMIHGIQTAIVCGPKGNEIYCDKYGRVKVQFHWDRLGKRDENSSFWIRSSNAWSGGQWGQISIPRIGQEVIVSFLEGDPDRPIITGRVYNDQQMPPYGLPDNQTQSGIKSRSTPKGGSDDFNEFRFEDKKGSEQIYLHAQKDFDEYIENKHTITVRDSDQITLLNKGNQKTTVETGNRDITVSKGNSSNVISMGNHKLECSAGKISEKAAQEIKMECGASSITLTPTKIELKIGASTITMQPTMIDLKAAAASTSMGPATMSLTAPMIKIN